The following proteins are encoded in a genomic region of Thiomonas sp. X19:
- the gspL gene encoding type II secretion system protein GspL, with protein sequence MSTLIVRLHSGSSAGVGGKSTALDYTLLNAGGQATDNGHAQPALLPRAQRVVAVLPAEQLTLLALNLPAMPPQRLQAALAGALEERLLHDTAGVHLAAGPREADGSVRLACACERAPLAAALQTLAQAGREPVAVVPEPALLAPAEAWLSAMPGGLRLLWRDADGEAAWLHLPTGATAGATPADSAHEDSPAPELLTARPTRVLVDPDLQDLATRWFGTNAEITPITHAALLARATQSGWNLRQFELAPQAAMQRGIAGLAKQLRAPAWRRVAMLVGVLLLVQIVGINLVAMKLRSTRNRLQTQVQTVVSEALPGTPAVLDARLQMQRALDNARTRAGKPTSTSVEALMGAAARVLPEKTTIGKLDYTPGQLQLDLGSAQAAAAQARCGLLQLPCKAEGGKLSVGVAGGATGDATSGAPGGAVSGNIGSGVTS encoded by the coding sequence ATGAGCACGCTCATCGTTCGCTTGCATTCAGGCAGCTCTGCCGGCGTCGGTGGCAAATCCACCGCGCTGGACTACACCTTGCTGAACGCCGGCGGACAGGCGACCGACAACGGTCATGCCCAGCCCGCGTTGCTGCCGCGGGCACAGCGCGTGGTGGCGGTGCTGCCCGCCGAGCAGCTCACCCTGCTGGCGCTGAACCTCCCGGCGATGCCACCCCAGCGACTGCAAGCCGCCTTGGCCGGGGCGCTGGAAGAGCGCCTGCTGCACGACACGGCCGGCGTGCATCTCGCCGCCGGCCCACGCGAGGCCGACGGCAGTGTGCGCCTGGCCTGCGCCTGCGAGCGCGCGCCGCTGGCCGCGGCCTTGCAAACCCTGGCCCAGGCCGGGCGCGAACCCGTCGCCGTGGTGCCCGAGCCGGCGTTGTTGGCCCCTGCAGAAGCGTGGCTCAGCGCCATGCCCGGCGGACTGCGCCTGCTCTGGCGCGACGCCGATGGCGAAGCCGCCTGGCTGCATCTGCCGACTGGTGCAACCGCCGGCGCGACACCTGCAGACTCCGCGCACGAGGACTCGCCCGCGCCGGAATTGCTCACCGCGCGGCCCACGCGCGTGTTGGTCGACCCGGACTTGCAGGATCTGGCCACACGCTGGTTCGGCACCAACGCCGAAATCACGCCCATCACCCATGCAGCCCTGCTGGCGCGCGCCACGCAGTCGGGCTGGAATTTGCGCCAGTTCGAACTGGCGCCGCAAGCGGCGATGCAACGCGGCATCGCCGGGCTGGCCAAACAGTTGCGCGCCCCGGCCTGGCGCCGCGTGGCCATGCTCGTCGGCGTGCTGCTGCTGGTGCAGATCGTCGGCATCAACCTGGTGGCGATGAAGCTGCGCAGCACCCGCAACCGGCTGCAGACGCAGGTGCAAACCGTGGTGAGCGAGGCCCTGCCGGGCACACCCGCGGTGCTCGATGCCCGGCTGCAAATGCAGCGCGCGCTCGACAACGCCCGCACCCGCGCCGGCAAGCCCACCAGCACCAGCGTGGAAGCGCTGATGGGCGCGGCGGCGCGGGTGCTGCCGGAGAAAACCACCATCGGCAAACTCGATTACACCCCGGGTCAGCTCCAGCTCGACCTGGGCAGCGCCCAAGCCGCTGCCGCGCAAGCTCGTTGCGGCCTGCTACAACTGCCTTGCAAGGCCGAGGGCGGCAAGCTCAGCGTTGGCGTGGCGGGTGGCGCGACGGGCGACGCAACAAGCGGGGCGCCGGGCGGCGCCGTCAGTGGCAACATCGGCAGCGGAGTGACGAGCTGA
- the gspK gene encoding type II secretion system minor pseudopilin GspK, which translates to MQPRKSMAQPMPPAARTRGAALITALLIAALAAVMVSGMFWRQWGAISREQTAKQATQARWILRGTVDWARLILREDARNSSVDTLSEPWAVPLAESRLSTFLAARGQSVGSLPDAWLEGHITDAQSRFNLADLAPGGRIDPNALAVLQRLCATLGVSEDVAQTLANGVAAALLATAATAAAPGSAASQPALGTNAGQASSLPVQQLQDLARLSPAVAQALPALLADVTLLPTPTPVNANTAGANVLAAVLNISADAAARLVQSRKQNYFRNTGDITTALGQQAHPDINPALVSVSSGFFDATARVRIGHFEYAERALIQRVGLITLVLRMQRVPPWLAAAPAPAS; encoded by the coding sequence ATGCAACCGCGCAAGAGCATGGCGCAACCCATGCCGCCCGCGGCGCGTACCCGCGGCGCGGCGCTGATCACCGCGCTGCTGATTGCCGCGCTGGCCGCGGTGATGGTGTCGGGCATGTTCTGGCGGCAATGGGGCGCCATCAGCCGCGAGCAGACGGCCAAGCAGGCGACCCAGGCGCGCTGGATCCTGCGCGGCACGGTGGATTGGGCGCGGCTCATCCTGCGCGAGGATGCGCGCAATTCCAGCGTGGACACGCTGAGCGAGCCATGGGCCGTGCCGCTGGCCGAATCGCGCCTGTCCACGTTTCTCGCCGCACGCGGGCAAAGCGTCGGCAGCCTGCCCGATGCCTGGCTGGAAGGCCACATCACCGACGCGCAAAGCCGCTTCAATCTGGCCGATCTGGCCCCCGGTGGGCGCATCGACCCGAACGCCCTGGCCGTGCTGCAGCGCCTGTGCGCCACCCTCGGCGTGAGCGAGGACGTGGCGCAAACCCTGGCCAATGGCGTGGCCGCGGCGCTACTCGCCACGGCCGCAACAGCCGCCGCGCCGGGCAGCGCAGCATCACAGCCTGCGCTTGGCACCAACGCCGGACAAGCCAGCTCGCTGCCGGTACAGCAGTTGCAGGACCTGGCGCGCTTGTCGCCCGCCGTGGCCCAGGCGCTGCCGGCGCTGCTTGCCGATGTCACCCTGCTGCCCACGCCAACGCCGGTGAACGCCAACACGGCTGGCGCCAACGTGTTGGCGGCGGTGCTGAACATCTCGGCCGATGCCGCCGCGCGCCTGGTGCAGTCGCGCAAGCAGAACTATTTCCGCAATACCGGCGACATCACCACGGCCTTGGGCCAACAGGCCCACCCGGACATCAACCCCGCACTGGTGAGCGTGTCCAGTGGCTTTTTCGACGCCACCGCGCGGGTGCGTATCGGCCACTTCGAGTACGCCGAGCGTGCGCTCATCCAGCGCGTCGGCCTCATCACCCTGGTGCTGCGCATGCAGCGCGTGCCGCCCTGGCTTGCGGCGGCCCCGGCGCCGGCGTCCTGA
- a CDS encoding type II secretion system protein J: MRHPPRTAPRRNAGFTLIELLVAALIMAVMAGLGWRGLDSVAQGRDTARTRMHAAERLSLTMRQMADDLAAAADEGAALPAVSLAGNGDLLIVRRAPQAMGEDMRAWPGASLPPDAGWLQVARWGLRGSRWMRWASAPTASRGALLAAMQSPQGTAIEALPDITDMRVLVYRYAGIGILQQSGSWSNPYTSANSAAGSNPAFASLRTPAALRLTLQSAAPDLQGTIMREFLLENRQ; the protein is encoded by the coding sequence ATGCGCCACCCGCCTCGCACCGCCCCGCGCCGCAACGCCGGCTTCACCTTGATCGAGCTGCTGGTGGCCGCACTCATCATGGCGGTGATGGCGGGCCTGGGCTGGCGCGGGCTGGACAGCGTGGCGCAGGGACGCGACACCGCGCGCACCCGCATGCACGCGGCCGAACGCCTGTCGCTGACGATGCGCCAAATGGCCGACGACCTCGCCGCCGCCGCCGACGAGGGCGCAGCCCTGCCGGCGGTGAGCCTGGCCGGCAATGGCGACCTGCTCATCGTGCGGCGCGCACCGCAAGCCATGGGCGAAGACATGCGCGCCTGGCCTGGCGCCAGCCTGCCGCCCGACGCGGGTTGGCTGCAAGTGGCGCGCTGGGGTCTGCGTGGCAGCCGCTGGATGCGCTGGGCCAGCGCCCCGACCGCCTCGCGCGGCGCGCTGCTGGCGGCGATGCAAAGCCCGCAGGGCACCGCCATCGAAGCCTTGCCCGACATCACCGACATGCGCGTGCTGGTGTACCGCTACGCCGGCATCGGCATCCTGCAGCAAAGCGGCAGCTGGTCCAACCCCTACACCTCGGCCAACAGCGCTGCCGGCAGCAACCCGGCGTTCGCGTCGCTGCGCACCCCCGCCGCCTTGCGCCTCACGCTGCAAAGCGCCGCGCCCGATTTGCAGGGCACCATCATGCGCGAATTCCTGCTGGAGAACCGGCAGTGA